The region AAGGGAGCCGGAATAGAACTCTACGTCAAGGTTGGAGAGAAGGTCAAGGAGGGCGACCCGTTGTTCACCATACACGCCGAGAGCGAGGCGAGGCTCGATCAGGCGATAGTCCTCGCTAGGAGAACGGAGCCGATACGGATAGAGGGGATGGTCCTTCAAAGGATAGGAAACATCTGAATCATTCCCTTTTTCTGTGCCTCTCGTACCATCCCCACTCCTTTTTGGAACCAAAAGCCCTCACACCCTTCTGGACGAGGGTTATACGGAGCTCCTTGGCCATCTCGTGGGTTATCTCACCGCGCTCCTCCATCCAGTTGATTATCTCAAGTGCCTCGTCGTCCGTTTCGCATCTCCTGAGGAAGTCTATGATCGTTGGGTTGTAGCCAGAGAAGTCCCGCATCTCATCCTCCTCTGCAATCGCCTTTTTCTCGCTCGTCCTGTACGCGTCTATCGGGACGCCCTCTTCCTCAAGCTCCTTTGCCAGAGCCGGAAAGCGCTCCTCGAACTCGTCCCTGTCGTACTCCTGCCAGGCAAACTCGTCAATGGGGCGCTTCTTTTTCTTTTCGTCCATACGTCACACCGGTAAAGAGTTAGGTCATGAGTTTATAAACCCTGAGTGAGAGTCATTCCCATGAAGGGTGCGTACTTCCTCGTTATCCATCTTCCTGATGAGATGGAGATAGCCACAAAGGGCAGGAGGTTCGTTTTAAGGAGGGGCTACTACGTCTACGTCGGCTCCGCCATGAACTCCCTTGAGAAACGGGTTGCCAGGCACTTCAAAAAAGACAAAAAGCTCCACTGGCACATAGACTTCCTCCTTAGGGATGCAGAACTCCTGAGGGCTTACATGATTCCCAGCGGAGAGAGGCTTGAGGAGAAGCTCTCCGTCGAGGTCTCTAGGCACGGAGAGGCCGTGGAAGGTTTCGGTGCCAGTGACGTTAAGGTGGAGACGAACCTCTACAGATTCGAGGAAGAACCGGACGCGATCCTAGTCGGAATACTCGAAAATCTCCGCCTGAAATGGAAAAGGGTTAAAAGCGGGAAGGAAGCTATAGAATTCGGTGGGAAAAATGAAGCTTGAACTGGGAAGGGTCGAGTCGTACATCCATGAAAAGCTCAGAAGGGAAAAACTCCACTTTGTTCTCATTGACCCAGACGACGTTACCCCCGACGTTGCCGGAGAGATAGCCAGGATGAGTGAGGAAGCCGGCGCGGATGCGATAATGATAGGCGGCTCGACGGGGGCTGAGGGAGACGTTCTGGACGGTGTTGTGAAAGCCATAAAAGAGAGCTCAGGCCTTCCCACAATACTCTTTCCCGGCTCCCACGGGGGAATAAGCAGGCACGCGGATGCCATATTCTTCATGAGCCTGCTCAATTCAACCAACCCGTTCTTCATAACCGGTTCCCAGGCACTGGGGGCGTTCACAGTTAAGCGCTACGGCATAGAGCCCATACCTATGGCGTATCTGATTGTCGAACCGGGAGAAACGGTGGGGTGGGTAGGTGACGCCAAGCCAATCCCAAGACACAAGCCGAAGATTGCAGCGGCCTACGCCCTGGCCGGCCAGTACCTCGGGATGCGTCTCGTCTACCTGGAGGCGGGAAGCGGGGCGAGGGAGCCCGTTCCGCCCGAGATGATTTCCCTCGTCAGGAAGGTTATAGACGTTCCCCTCATAGTCGGGGGCGGCATAAGAACCGGGGAGCAGGCGAGAAAAGCGATCGAGGCCGGGGCGGATATAATAGTCACCGGGACGGCTATTGAGAAGGCGGGTTCGCTTGAGAAGGCCAGAGAAAAGCTGGAAGAGCTCAATAAGGGGATAAAGGGTTAGGCCTCGGAGAGGACTTTGAAGGTTATCTTTCCGTCCTTGATTATCTTCCTGAGCTCCGAGAGGAGCCTGGGGGCATCGTCCTCCACTATCTCCATCCTGATTTCACTGATGCCCTTTGCATCGGGCGGGAAGAAGTGTATGTCCCGAATCTTACCCCTAACCTTTTCATAAAGACGGCCCAGAATCTTTCCCCTTCCGTCGTAGGGCAATTTAATGTCTAGTTCAACAATTTGCATACCCATCACCACTCTATTTTATGAAAAAAGGCCTATATAACCCTTTTCATGAGCGGGAATTATCGAATTTCGTTCCTTATATTCCCGTCGGTTATATCGCTCACCACAAGACTTATCTTTTATCGCTTCGATTTTTATCGTGGTGATGTCGATGCGTGCGTTCATATCCCTCGACCTTGAGGGCCTGCCGTACATAGTCAGCCGGCAGCACCTGTTCGTCAAGGGCGCCCTGTACCCGGAGGCAAGGAAGATAGCGACGGAGATAGTGAAGGTCACGGCCGAGGCGCTGCACGAAAACGGTTTTGACGAGATCATCGTAGCCGACAGCCACGGGCCGATGGTCAACATCCTTCCGGAGGAGATGCCCGAGTACGTCGAGCTGGTCAGGGGCTTTCCGAGACCGCTCAGCATGGTGGCCTTTGCAAAGGGGAGCGACGCAGCGCTCTTCCTCGGATACCACGCCAAGGCAGGAACGGACAGAGCGACCTTCGACCACACGTACAGCGGGGCGAGCGTGGACAGGCTTGAAATCAACGGCGTCGAGGTGAGCGAGTTTCTGCTCAACGCCTACCTCCTGGGGAGCTGGGGAATTCCCGCGATTCTTGTCGGTGGCGATAAGAGATTGATAGAAACGGACGTCAAAGCCTTCACCCCCTGGGTCGTCGGCGTCCCCTTCAAAGAGTCCCCCTCGCGCTACGCCGCCAAGAGCCCAGGGATGGGCAGGATAAAAACGATGCTGAGGGACGGCGTTGCCGAGGCCGTCGAAAGGCTGAGGAGGGGAGAGGCAAAGCCGCTCGTGACGAGGAAACACGTTCACGTTAAGGTCCGCTTCCTCAGAAGCGACATGGCGGACACGGCTGAACTGCTGCCTTTCGTGAGGCGCGTGGATGGAAAAACCGTAGAGTTCGAGGCCAGAAACCTTGAGGAAGCCTACAAGGTTTTCGAGCTGCTCACCTTAGCTGCAGCGGGAGTGAACGCCATAGTCACAAGGTAACAGGAAGTGTGCCCCCGGGGAGCGAAGGGGAATCACGGCTCGCCGAGGCGCTCATCCCCCGCGGTTTCCCGGGGGCACTTTAATTTCCACAGAACCCGGCCTTAAGCTTTGTCCTCGTCCTCAACGTAGGGTGCCGTTATCACCTTTCTTATCTCCCTCGCCTTCTTTTTGCCTATCCCCTCAACTTCCTGGAGCTCCTCCTCCGTGGCGGTGAAAACGCGCTCAACGTTTCCGAAGTGCCGGAGGAGCCTCTTCGCGAGTGTGGACGAGACGTAGGGGAGGCCCTCAACGATGAGCCTCTGTCTCTCGGCGAGGGTCAAAGCCTTCTTCTCGCTCCTGAGGCGAACTTCCTTCTTCCTCTCCTCCTGCTCGCGCTTCGCCAAGAGGTAAATGAACTGGGCGGTCTCTTCCGTTCCAGACGAGAACAGTATCGGTACGCTCCAGTCGATGGTCACCGCCGCTATTGCTCCCCTGATAGCGTTTGGGTGAACGTTCCTTATGCCGTAAAGCTCGCCCTCTATGATTATCACCGACTTTTCGTAGGCTTTCCTTAATCGCTCCACCTGGTCGAAGAGCCTGCCGTCGATGATGGACTGTATGAAGTCGTTGGCGCTCTTCCTCTCTATCCCGACCTCCTCGCTCACAACGTAGTCGGCAACATCGAGGGTTCTGACCTCGATCTCCGCCCCCAGCTCCTTCAGGTGCTTTGGAACGCCGCTCCTGAGCTCGCGACTGTCGACGTAAACGACTATACCCTTGGGCTTCCTCACGAAGACCGGCTTTATCGGGAGCTTTTCGTAGACCCCCTCTCCGGGAGGCGCGGGCTTTTCGGTCTTTTCCACCTTCTTCTCAACCTTCCCGGGCTTTTCCTTCGGTTTCAGGAACTCATCGAGGGACGTTACCCTTCCCTTTGAGGGCATCTCAACACGCTCCGCTGTCCTTTCTCTTATTTTACCCCTCCCCGGATGAGCCTTCTCAAGCTCCCGGGCGAGCTTTCTTATGGCATCAAACATCCCCTTCTCCTTACGCTTTGAGCTCCAGTAGTAGGCCTCATCGCGGGTTCCTTTGGCCATCAGGATGACGACCCTTCCCGGCCTGTGCCTCCCGGTTCGTCCGCGCCTCTGGATGCTCCTTATTGCGGAGGGCACCGGCTCGTAAAATACGACGAGGTCGACCTCGGGCACGTCGAGACCTTCCTCACCCACGCTCGTCGCGACCAAAACGTTGAACTCGCCGCGCGAGAACCTCTCAAGGGCTTCCTTCTGCTCCCTCTGGCTCATGCCCCTGTCGTTGCTCCTGCTCGCCTGACCGATGAAGCGCTCGGCCGTTATTCCCTCCCCTCGGAGAACCTCAACGATTTTCCTCCCGGTGTCCCGGTAGTTCGTGAAGACTATAATTTTTGAGTTCGGCTTTTTCTTCAGCTGTCCCTTAACCAGCTTTAGCATGCTCTCCATCTTCGGGTGGTCGAGGCCAAGCTCCTTCGCCTGGACGAGGAGGTATATAACCTTCCTCATGCGGGGGTCTTCCATTAGCTGCCTGCTCGACTTCGTCCTCTTGTCCTCGCGGAGCTTCTTGAGGTAGGCCCTCAGCGCGGTTAGCCCCTGGGTTTCGAGCAGCTCTATCGCGTGCTGGAGCTTCACGGCCTTCGCCTGGTACATCCTGAGCCGGCCGAGCTCGTAGTTGCCCCTCGCGACCTCCTGGTTTATCTTTGAACCGGCCTGGAGAACCTCCCTCTTCGATATATCCGGCGAGTAAGTGGAGACAAGCTTGAACTGAGCGAGGGGTTTGAGGCTCTCCTTGAGCATCTCCCTCAAAAGTTTCCGCACCTCCTTGTAGATGCCGGGGAGTTCGACCTTCACCCACTCAAAGCTCATTCTCTGCACGTATGGCCTGACGTCGGGAGAGCTCTCGGTCCTTATCTCGATGTGCTCTATCCCGAGGTTCCTGATTATCTCCCGTATCCTCTCCTCGTCGCTTCCCGGGGATGCAGTGAGGCCGAGGACGAGCGGGTGCCTGGCAGTTCTTAGGTACTCCCTGGCGATGAATACGTAGGAGTAGTTGCCAACCGCCCTATGGGCCTCGTCAAAAACGAGAAGGACAACGTCCTCCAGGGAGATTTTCCCCGTAAGGATGTCGTTTTCAACGGTTTGGGGCGTGGCGGTTACTATCGTGCTTCTTTCCCACAGCTCGGCCCTTTGTTTGGGTGAGAGCTCGCCCGTGAGGACGTTGATTCTCTCCGGGGGAAGGTCGAAGAGCCGCCTAAAGCTCTCGGCGTGCTGGAGCGCAAGGGGCTTCGTAGGGGCAAGCATGAGAACCCTGCCGCCGTACTTTGAGAGCCTGTAATCGGCTATAAGCATGGCTATAAGCGTCTTTCCAAGGCCCGTTGGCAGGACGACGAGGCAGTTGGTGTCCTTACAGCGGGCGTAGATTACCTCCTGATAAACGCGGGGCTCGATTAGATCGCGGCGAAGGTACATGTGCCTATATCCTCGGCGAAGTTTATAAATTCTCGGACGAAGTTAGGGCATGCTCCTCACGAGGCACGCCAGGGAAAGGCTCGTCAAAAGGCTGGCGAAGAGGCGGAGGCTCGAACGCATATACGCCGAGCTGTGGGACTTCCTCGACCGCTCGCGGAGGATAGAGGTGAACGAGAAGGTAGTAATCCTCACAGACGGGAGAAAGAGTCTGGTCTGTGCCAGGCTCGAATGCGAGATGCTATCCCTGGAGGAAATCAGGGAGAGGGTCTCCGGGATTTCCGAGGCCTACGACTGCGTCTTCTTCGATGGGAGAACGGCAAGGCACACAATCCCACGGAAATTCGTTGAAGGCCTTCCTGACGGGAGGTACTGTTTCTACATGAACCGGGAAAAGAAGAGCCTCTATATCGGGCGGGAGGAACCCCTGCTGGTCATAACAATAAGGCCGGCAAAGAGGGAGGAAAGGGATCAGGCCTCCTCCACGGGTACAACGAATATCTCCCCAAAGGGCTCCTCCTGAATGAGGTCAACCTTGCCCATGTTGGAGAGGAACAGGAGGTAGAGGAAGGTTCTGGCGACTATCTTCGGCGTTGGGTCGAAGACCAAGTCCCAGAAGTTTATGGGCTCCCTCGTTTCCCTGTACATGTTAACGACTATCTCGTGGAGCCTGTACACGTGCTTCTCGATGTCAACGCGGAAGTCGTCGACGACGAATACCTCCTCCTCTATCTCGACCTTCTTTCTCCTCCGCGGCTTCCTCTTCTCGGCCTCCTCAAGGGCATCCATGAGTGCATCCAGGAGGTCGTCGAAGGTGTAGTAGCGCTCGACCCTCCTGAGCGGAGGGGCTAAAGGCTCAACATCCACCCTTATGCGCTCCTCGTGGTGTTCCTCCTCTTCCTCCTCGTCGGCGTGGAGCAAAGCTTCGCTCTTCATCCTGACAAGTATTGATGCCGCCAGGATGGCTCTCGCTGAGACGCGGAGGTCCAGCTCCTTCATCTCCCTCAGCCGTTCTATGTACTTCTCGGTCAGGTCAACGATGTCTATGTTCCAGGGGTCAACCTTGCCCATGGTGACGAGCTGGAGGAGAATGTCAACGGGAGTTATCTCCTCCTCACGGCGCGATTCCATAGGTTTTCACCTCTCAATCCTAATCCAGCCCCTCTCAAAACGGCGGAATTTTTTCTTGGCCATCTTGAACATCGCCATAAGCTTTCTGAGATAATCTTCATCGGCGTAGAGAACCTCCCCATCTTCCAGAGCGTCCATTATTAGGGGATGTCCCTTGAGAAGCATCCTCTTAACTTCCTCCGGAGTGTATGCTTTGGCATCGATTGGAGCATGGGTTCTATCGAGGTCGTAGAGAAGCTTTAAGCGTTCGTTTGGGTTTTTGGGGAGGTTTTCGGCTATCACGAGGATATCAACGTCACTCCCCAGCCCGAAGGTTCCCCTTGCCAGTGAACCGTACAGCAATATTAATTTTGGCCGAAGTGATGCTTTGATGGCTTCCACGTACTTCTGGATGTCTCCCCAGTACGGCAGTTCACTTGGCCTCATCCGCCATCCTCCTCACAAAAGCGATGACCTCGCGTGCAGAGGTGAGGGCCTCAAGGGCATCCTTCTCCCCGTAGTACTCGTAGGGAGCACCTTCTATGTATGCGTCAGGGTATCGTGGGGGGATATAATGCCTGTCCAGCATCCTGGCATTGTCAAAAAGCTCCTCTGGAACCTCGATCTCTTTGGATAGTATGTCGAGCAGTTTCTTTATTGAATGGCCGTAAGCCATGACCCCCATCCCAAAGAGCAAAGCCTTGACGGCGTACTCTGCCGCCTGCTGGGCCTTAAAGCAGGCCCATGAATAAAATTTGGAATTCAAGTCATTCTCGGCACTTCTGAGGGTATATTCAGCCTGAGACAGCCACCGCTCGAACTCTTCTCTGTCAAACATTGAGTTCACCCGCTCAGGTGACCGAACATCTCTTTATGCTCCGCCTCGCTCCTCTTCCTGGCCTCTTCGAGGATCTTCATAGCCTTCTCAAGGCTGAGCGCTACCACCCTGGACACACCGTTCCTCATGCTGACGCCGATGATCTTGTCCGCGTTGGCCATCATGACGTCCCTCAGGGTTATCACGATGAACTGGCTGTTCTGGGAGGCCTCCTTGATGAGGTCAGCGACGCGCTTGACGTTGGCGTCGTCGAGGTGTGCATCGATCTCGTCGAAGAGGTAGAACGGCGCGGGCTTGTAGCGCTGTATCGCGAAGACGAAGGCGAGGGCAGTTAAGGCCTTCTCACCGCCGCTCATTGCCTCTATCCTCTTGACGTCCTTTCCTGCGGGCTTCGCCTCTATCTCAAGGCCGCCCGCGAACGGATCCTCAGGGTTCTCAAGGATGAGCCTGGCGCTTCCTCCCGGAGAGAGCTTGGCGAAGAGCTCCGAGAAGTTCTTGGCTATCTCGCTGAGGGTCTGCATAAAGACGTTCCTCTTCTGTCCCTCTATCTCCTCGATGAACTCCTCGATGCTCTCCTTCTCAGCAACCACCTGCTCGCGCTTGCTCTTCAGCTCAAGGTAACGTCTCTCGACCACCTCGAAGTCCTCGATGGCCTTCATGTTGACGGGCTCAAGGGAGCGTATCTCCTCCTCCATCTTTTCTATCTGCTCCCTCAGGGCCTCAAGCTCCAGCGGGACTTCCTTTATTGACCTGATGAGCCTGGCATCGTGGTGCTTGAGCTCGTCCTGCTTCTCCTTCAGCGTCGCCTCGTACTGGGCGAGCTTTATCTTGAGGGTGTTGGCCTCTATGCGAAGCTCCTGGAGCTTGGAGTTGAGTTCGTCCTTCTCCGAGCGGAGGTCGATTATTTCGTTCTTGACCCTCTCACGCCTCTCGCGGAGCTCTTTGAGCTCGTCCTTAACGCTCTCCTCGGCCTTTCTAAGCTCCTCAAGTTCCTTCTCGAACTCCTTAATGGCCTTCTCGTTCTCGGTGATGTTGGCCTTGAGTGCGTTTATCCTGTTCACGAGTCCCTCTATCTCCTCCTCAAGGTCGGCCTTCCTCGGAAGGAGCTCCTCGTTTATCCTTATCTCAAGGTTTTCAAGCTTGCTCTCGACCTTGCCCAGCTCCTCCCTGAGCTTGCTTATCTCGTGCTCAACTTCCCTTATGCGCTGGTTCAGCTCCCTCGCCTCCGGGTTCTCCAGGGCCTTCTTAAGCCGCTCCTTCTTCTTCTCAAGCCGCTCTATCCTTCCCCTGAGCTTCGCCATGTCCCCCTTTGTCCCGTGAATCCTCTTCTCAAGCACCTCAATGAGCTTCTCACTCTCCTCAATGGACTCCTTGAGGGCTCTGTCCTCAGAGAGGAGACGCTCCATCTCCCTCTGAACGACCTGCAGGTCCTTGCTCAGGTCGCTCTTCTTCATGCGAAGCTCGAAGAGCTCGTTCTGAAGGCCCTTAACCTCGATCCTGAGCGCGTTGACTGAAGACTCCAGAGCCTCTTTCTCGCGTTCGAGCTTCTCGACCCTCTTCCTTATCTCATCGACGTTTACCCCGAGCTTGCCCCTTGGCCTGTAGTGGCCGCCGGTTATCGCTCCGCTCCTCTCAAGGAGCTCACCGCCGAGGGTCACCATGCGAACCTTCCCGATTCCAACGGTCCTTGCCTCGTCCATATCGTTCACGATGAGCGTATCCCCGAGGGCGTAGGCGACGGCGTTCTTAAAGCGCGGGTCGTACTGGACGACGTCCATCGCAGGGATTCCAAGGGAGGGCTTCTCGCGCATCGAACGGGGCTTTATCTTGTTGAGCGGGAGGAATGTGAGCCTTCCGAGCTTTCTCTCCTTGAGGAGCCTGATGGCCTTTTCGGCGACCCGGTCGTCCTCCACCACGACGTTGTCGTAGTTCCCGCCGAGGGCGACCTCCACCGCCAAAGCGTAGTCCTTGTCCGCGACGGTTATCAGCTCCCCGAGGGGCCCGTAGAGGCCCGGGATGTTCTGGTTCTTGAGGAACTCGACCGCACGATTTCCGCGGACCTCTCTCTGAGCCTCGGCCTTGATGAGCTCCTCCCTGGCCTTGGAGAGCTCTCCCTCGACCCTTCTGAGGGCTTTGGTCTTCTCCTCAAGCTCCTTCTCGGCTTTTCTAAGCCTGGCCTCGCCCTTGGACATCTTCCCCTCTATCTCTCCGAGCTCGGAGCGCTTGGCCTCAAGGGACTTTTTGGCCTCACTGATTTTGGACTTGAGCGCCGTTCTCCTGGCGCTATCCTGAGCGATCTTGGCCTTAAGGCGCTCTATCTCTTCCTCGAACTTCCTGATATCGCTCTCCTTCATGTAGAGCTCCTTCTTGGCCTCTTCAAGCTCATCGACGACCTTGTCGAAGTCCTGCTTGGCTATCGCAAAGTCCCTGTCTATCTCCCCGAGCTTGATGACCAGCTCGTTCTTAACAACCTCCTTCTCCTTGATCTCTGCCTTGAGCCTCTCGCGCCTCTTTGTCCAGCGCTGGATGGCGTTTTTGCTCTTTTCTATCTCCTCCGAGACCTTCTTCAGCTCCTCCTTGGTCTTGGCGAGCCTGTGCTGGCTGTCCTCTATCTCCTTCTTAGCCAGCTCGATGTTCTTCCTTGCCATCTCGATCTTCGACTGAACCTCGCTGATCTTCCGGGTAACCTCAAGGATGCCGTCATCGCTCTTCTCCTCAAGCTCCTTCTCGATGGCGTTGAGTTCCTTCTCCTTGGCGACTATCTCCTTGGCTATGTCCTTGAGGCGTTCCTCTATGGCCGCTATCTCCGCCTCTATCTCCTTGTCGCGGAGGGTGTTCTCCTCGATCAGGGACTTCAGCTTCCTTATCTCGGCCAGGAGAAGCGTTACTTTGGCCTTTTCAACACGCTCCTTAAGGTCGAGGTACCTCAAAGCGTCGTTGCGCTCCTTTTCGAGCTTGTCGAGCTGGGACTTAACTTCCCTGATGAGCAGATCAACACGCGCGAGGTTTTCCTCCGCCTGCTTGAGCTCCTTTAAAGCTTTCTCCTTCTTCGCGTCGTACTCCGCTATTCCAGAGATTTCGTCTATGAGCATCCTCCTCTCGGTGGGGCTCATCTTGATGAACTTGGTGATGTCGCCCTGGAGAACGAGGTTGTAGCCCTCGGGCGAAATCATGGCCGCGCTGAGGACATCGAGGATGTCGCTCCTGCTGGTTCTCTTGCCGTTGAGCCAGTACGTGCTCCTCCCGTCGGGATAAACGCGGCGCTTTATCACGACCTCGTCTTCATCGACGGGAAAGCCCCTGTCCTCATTGTTGAAGTACATCGCAACCTCAGCGTACTTTGCCGGTGCCTCCGTTTTTGTGCCCGCGAAGATCAAATCGCTTATCCTGGTGGCACGCATGGCTTTGGCAGACAGTCCACCGAGAACGAAGAGAACGGCGTCACCAATGTTGCTCTTTCCAGAACCGTTGGCACCAACGATCGCTGTAAACCCCTTAGAAAGCGGGACAACTACCTTTCGGTTACCGTAGGATTTGAAACCTTTCATTTCAATCTTCTCGATGTACGGCATGCCCTACACCTAAATTGGAGAATGACGGGATAGGTTATATAACTTTACCTGCGGCGGCTCACTCGACTATTCTGCGCAGGACGTTGAGCACCTTGCTGTCTATGCCGTCGCTAACCGTAACGTAAAAGTCCGAGTTCCGCATGATGGCCATGTCCCGTATCTTACTCACAAACCGGAGCGTGGGTTCGACACCGTTCTCTATCATCAGGTACTCAACAGCATCCAAAACGACGTCGGATTTGTTGTTCTCCAGGCGGTCCCACACAATCTGCTCGATGACGTGGAGTCGGGAGGGGGGAACTGCCGCCGGATGGGAAACTTTGGTAACCCACACATGGTGGACATTGGGGGCTTTGACCTCAAAGGGAGGTCTCCTGGTTATCAGTATTTTCCCCCTGTGAGGATTTCTGGCGAGGACATCGTTGAGACGGCGGTAATCAATAACCCGTGACCCCCTCCTTCGGGGCCGCCCCCTAAACATCATAAGCCATCACTTCGCACATTACTTGACTCACAAGATCATGACATTACAGCCGCAGTAAGTTTGTTAATGTTCTTATAAATATTACTGTGTGTGACTAAATACACAGATGCTCAGACCATCGAGTTAAAGAGAAAAAACGGGACTATACATCCAAAATGGGCATCTCTGGACATCACTTTTCCCTTTCACAGAGTTCGAGAAGCACACCCGTTACCGCCTTTGGGTGAACGAACGCTATCTTCGCACCACCGGCACCGATGCGGGGCTTCTCATCAATGAGCCTGTATCCCTCAGCCTTGAGCTTCTCAAGGTGCTCCTCGATGTTATCAACGCCGAGGGCTATGTGGTGTATGCCCTCACCGCGCTTGGCGATGAACTTGGCTATCGGCGAGTCCTCGGAGGTTCCTTCGAGGAGCTCTATCCTGCTTTCGCCGACGTGGATTATCGCGGTCCTTACCTTCTGGTCGGGCACCTCTTCAATCTCCTCAACCTTGAGGCCGAGGCCTTCCCAGACCTTGATGGCCTCGTCGAGGTTCTTAACGGCTATACCAACGTGGTCTATCTTCTTTATCATACCTTCACCCCCAGGGCTTTTTCAAGTACAAGATCCGCGGCAGAGTAAGGGTCCATCTCCCTCCTTACAATCTTCTCTATCAGGGCCGCCACCTCCTCCTCATCGAGCCTCTCGCTTATCGCCCTGGCTATCCTGCCGGAGACTATCGTCTTGACCTCCTCCTCGGCCCGGAACTTTCTCTTCCGCTCTATCTCACCGCTACGCTCAAGAAACTCGTGGTGCTCCTTTACGGCCGCCCAGAGCTCTCTGATTCCTCTCATGGTGGTTGCCACGGTCTCAACTATCGGCGGCCTCCAGCCGCGCTTCTCCCAGCGCTCCTTCTCAAGGTCGAGCATGAGGTTGAGCTCGAAGTAGGTCGCAT is a window of Thermococcus sp. DNA encoding:
- a CDS encoding ScpA family protein, with amino-acid sequence MESRREEEITPVDILLQLVTMGKVDPWNIDIVDLTEKYIERLREMKELDLRVSARAILAASILVRMKSEALLHADEEEEEEHHEERIRVDVEPLAPPLRRVERYYTFDDLLDALMDALEEAEKRKPRRRKKVEIEEEVFVVDDFRVDIEKHVYRLHEIVVNMYRETREPINFWDLVFDPTPKIVARTFLYLLFLSNMGKVDLIQEEPFGEIFVVPVEEA
- a CDS encoding nucleotidyltransferase domain-containing protein, producing MRPSELPYWGDIQKYVEAIKASLRPKLILLYGSLARGTFGLGSDVDILVIAENLPKNPNERLKLLYDLDRTHAPIDAKAYTPEEVKRMLLKGHPLIMDALEDGEVLYADEDYLRKLMAMFKMAKKKFRRFERGWIRIER
- a CDS encoding geranylgeranylglyceryl/heptaprenylglyceryl phosphate synthase; the encoded protein is MKLELGRVESYIHEKLRREKLHFVLIDPDDVTPDVAGEIARMSEEAGADAIMIGGSTGAEGDVLDGVVKAIKESSGLPTILFPGSHGGISRHADAIFFMSLLNSTNPFFITGSQALGAFTVKRYGIEPIPMAYLIVEPGETVGWVGDAKPIPRHKPKIAAAYALAGQYLGMRLVYLEAGSGAREPVPPEMISLVRKVIDVPLIVGGGIRTGEQARKAIEAGADIIVTGTAIEKAGSLEKAREKLEELNKGIKG
- a CDS encoding M55 family metallopeptidase, giving the protein MRAFISLDLEGLPYIVSRQHLFVKGALYPEARKIATEIVKVTAEALHENGFDEIIVADSHGPMVNILPEEMPEYVELVRGFPRPLSMVAFAKGSDAALFLGYHAKAGTDRATFDHTYSGASVDRLEINGVEVSEFLLNAYLLGSWGIPAILVGGDKRLIETDVKAFTPWVVGVPFKESPSRYAAKSPGMGRIKTMLRDGVAEAVERLRRGEAKPLVTRKHVHVKVRFLRSDMADTAELLPFVRRVDGKTVEFEARNLEEAYKVFELLTLAAAGVNAIVTR
- a CDS encoding DUF2095 family protein: MDEKKKKRPIDEFAWQEYDRDEFEERFPALAKELEEEGVPIDAYRTSEKKAIAEEDEMRDFSGYNPTIIDFLRRCETDDEALEIINWMEERGEITHEMAKELRITLVQKGVRAFGSKKEWGWYERHRKRE
- a CDS encoding DEAD/DEAH box helicase, producing MYLRRDLIEPRVYQEVIYARCKDTNCLVVLPTGLGKTLIAMLIADYRLSKYGGRVLMLAPTKPLALQHAESFRRLFDLPPERINVLTGELSPKQRAELWERSTIVTATPQTVENDILTGKISLEDVVLLVFDEAHRAVGNYSYVFIAREYLRTARHPLVLGLTASPGSDEERIREIIRNLGIEHIEIRTESSPDVRPYVQRMSFEWVKVELPGIYKEVRKLLREMLKESLKPLAQFKLVSTYSPDISKREVLQAGSKINQEVARGNYELGRLRMYQAKAVKLQHAIELLETQGLTALRAYLKKLREDKRTKSSRQLMEDPRMRKVIYLLVQAKELGLDHPKMESMLKLVKGQLKKKPNSKIIVFTNYRDTGRKIVEVLRGEGITAERFIGQASRSNDRGMSQREQKEALERFSRGEFNVLVATSVGEEGLDVPEVDLVVFYEPVPSAIRSIQRRGRTGRHRPGRVVILMAKGTRDEAYYWSSKRKEKGMFDAIRKLARELEKAHPGRGKIRERTAERVEMPSKGRVTSLDEFLKPKEKPGKVEKKVEKTEKPAPPGEGVYEKLPIKPVFVRKPKGIVVYVDSRELRSGVPKHLKELGAEIEVRTLDVADYVVSEEVGIERKSANDFIQSIIDGRLFDQVERLRKAYEKSVIIIEGELYGIRNVHPNAIRGAIAAVTIDWSVPILFSSGTEETAQFIYLLAKREQEERKKEVRLRSEKKALTLAERQRLIVEGLPYVSSTLAKRLLRHFGNVERVFTATEEELQEVEGIGKKKAREIRKVITAPYVEDEDKA
- a CDS encoding DUF123 domain-containing protein, with the protein product MKGAYFLVIHLPDEMEIATKGRRFVLRRGYYVYVGSAMNSLEKRVARHFKKDKKLHWHIDFLLRDAELLRAYMIPSGERLEEKLSVEVSRHGEAVEGFGASDVKVETNLYRFEEEPDAILVGILENLRLKWKRVKSGKEAIEFGGKNEA
- a CDS encoding HEPN domain-containing protein, with protein sequence MFDREEFERWLSQAEYTLRSAENDLNSKFYSWACFKAQQAAEYAVKALLFGMGVMAYGHSIKKLLDILSKEIEVPEELFDNARMLDRHYIPPRYPDAYIEGAPYEYYGEKDALEALTSAREVIAFVRRMADEAK